A window of the Serinus canaria isolate serCan28SL12 chromosome 20, serCan2020, whole genome shotgun sequence genome harbors these coding sequences:
- the LOC108962483 gene encoding uncharacterized protein LOC108962483, with product MLLLSLGSCALRSRALPLPLCSHLFITLNVPDGINSSIGSVYKNHVYETAERAGKDGRGDGFVPKSQIFPAELCARGHGAAPAAPRTPRVPRHQRHLSHGAAGQRARQEVAKGRFGTALDARGFPQPERDGDGHGGDGHGGDGHGGDGHGGDGHGGDGHGGDAQPRQPGHCGLLGRAGSRSAEGPLGCARSVPPCSSHSPLFFPAPLCPLSATLLSSLYPVPLYPLSVPLHALLYPSVPSISPSARSLCPPCPPILSPSPLSPLCPLCPLSVPSCPAALPALPCPSRCRPLVAAVRKRSPASARGPIFAPNSLNKTK from the coding sequence ATGCTGCTGTTGTCACTCGGGAGCTGTGCCCTGAGAAGTCgggctctgcctctccctctctgcagccaccTCTTCATCACCCTTAATGTCCCAGATGGGATTAACTCCTCCATAGGAAGTGTATACAAAAATCATGTGTATGAAACAGCCGAGAGAGCAGGAAAGGACGGCAGAGGCGATGGATTTGTCCCGAAATCCCAGattttcccagcagagctctgtgccaggggacACGGAGCGGCTCCTGCAGCGCCGCGGACACCGCGGGTACCACGACATCAGCGCCACTTGTCCCACGGAGCCGCAGGGCAGCGGGCACGGCAGGAGGTGGCAAAGGGAAGGTTTGGCACCGCTCTGGATGCCCGAGGCTTTCCTCAGCCGGAAAGAGACGGGGATGGACACGGCGGGGATGGACACGGCGGGGATGGACACGGAGGGGATGGACACGGAGGGGATGGACACGGAGGGGATGGACACGGAGGGGACGCACAGCCCCGCCAGCCCGGGCACTGCGGGCTCCTTGGAAGGGCTGGCTCTAGGTCTGCGGAGGGGCCACTGGGCTGTGCCcgctctgtccctccctgttCCTCCCATTCCCCTCTGTTTTTCCCGgcccctctctgtcccctctcgGCCACCCTCCTGTCATCTCTGTACCCTGTCCCTCTCTatcccctctctgtccctcttcATGCCCTCCTTtacccctctgtcccctctaTATCCCCCTCAGCTCGCTCTCTAtgccctccctgtccccccatcCTCTCTCCGTCCCCTCTatcccctctctgtcccctctgtcccctctctgtcccctcctgtcccgCAGCGCTCCCGGCGCTGCCGTGCCCGAGCCGCTGCCGCCCCCTCGTGGCCGCTGTCCGGAAGCGCAGCCCGGCCTCAGCCCGCGGGCCGATTTTTGCTCCAAATTccttaaataaaacaaaataa
- the TFAP2C gene encoding transcription factor AP-2 gamma, with amino-acid sequence MLWKLADNVKYEEDCEDRHDGSSNGNPRLPHLSAVSQHLYSPAPPLSHSGASDFQPPYFPPPYQPLPYSQSSDPYSHLGDPFSINPLHQPPPPPPSQQQSAWPNRQSQEPAGLAPHGRPGLVPHLSALESGSAGSRRETFRRSELLLPHGHGLDASALADNLGLHDMAHQMEEVQNVEDQHLLMHDQTVIRKGPISLTKNSALSLPCQKDGLIGVVINPNEVFCSVPGRLSLLSSTSKYKVTVAEVQRRLSPPECLNASLLGGVLRRAKSKNGGRSLREKLDKIGLNLPAGRRKAANVTLLTSLVEGEAVHLARDFGYVCETEFPSKAVAEYLTRPHMGRNEMANRKNMLLAAKQICKEFTDLLTQDRTPLGNTRPSPILDPGIQGCLTHFSLITHGFGSAAICAAMTSVQNYLNEALKIADKSYMNAGDQSPAETNKTIDKLDKHRK; translated from the exons ATGTTGTGGAAACTAGCAGATAATGTCAAGTACGAAGAGGACTGCGAG GACCGGCACGATGGCAGCAGCAACGGGAACCCGCGGCTGCCGCACCTCTCCGCCGTCAGCCAGCACCTGTacagcccggccccgccgctctcGCACTCGGGCGCCTCCGACTTCCAGCCCCCCTACTTCCCCCCCCCGTACCAGCCGCTGCCTTACTCCCAGTCCAGCGACCCCTACTCGCACCTCGGGGACCCCTTCTCCATCAACCCGCTGCaccagccgccgccgccgccgcccagccagcagcagagcgCTTGGCCCAACCGGCAGAGCCAGGAGCCGGCGGGGCTGGCCCCGCACGGCCGCCCCGGGCTGGTGCCGCACCTCTCGGCGCTGGAGAGCGGCTCTGCCGGCAGCCGCCGGGAGACTTTCCGGCGCTccgagctgctgctgccccacgGGCACGGGCTGGACGCCTCGGCGCTGGCCGATAACCTGGGCCTGCACGACATGGCGCACCAGATGGAGGAGGTGCAG aaTGTGGAAGATCAACACTTACTAATGCATGACCAGACAGTCATTAGAAAAG GTCCCATCTCCCTAACGAAGAACAGCGCTctgagcctgccctgccagaAGGATGGGTTAATCGGGGTGGTGATCAACCCCAACGAGGTGTTCTGCTCCGTGCCAggcaggctgtccctgctcagctccacgTCCAAGTACAAAGTGACAGTGGCAGAGGTGCAAAGGCGGCTCTCGCCCCCGGAGTGTCTCAATGCCTCCCTGCTAGGAGGAGTCCTGCGAAG AGCCAAATCTAAAAATGGTGGCAGATCGTTAAGGGAAAAACTGGATAAAATTGGCTTGAATCTTCCTGCTGGCAGAAGGAAAGCTGCAAATGTGACACTATTGACATCTTTGGTGGAAG GTGAAGCTGTGCATCTTGCTCGTGACTTTGGCTACGTGTGTGAGACAGAATTTCCTTCCAAAGCAGTGGCTGAATATTTAACCAGACCACACATGGGCCGCAACGAGATGGCAAACAGGAAGAACATGCTGCTTGCTGCAAA GCAGATCTGTAAGGAATTCACAGACCTCCTGACTCAGGACAGAACTCCCCTTGGAAACACGAGGCCCAGCCCCATCTTGGACCCTGGCATCCAGGGCTGTTTGACTCATTTCAGCCTGATCACACATGGCTTTGGGAGCGCTGCCATCTGTGCTGCCATGACATCCGTGCAGAACTACCTAAACGAGGCGTTAAAAATAGCAGACAAATCCTACATGAACGCTGGCGACCAGAGCCCCGCAGAGACCAACAAAACCATTGACAAACTGGACAAGCACaggaagtga